Proteins encoded within one genomic window of Oryza brachyantha chromosome 7, ObraRS2, whole genome shotgun sequence:
- the LOC102713098 gene encoding polygalacturonase-like, whose product MASTVLILFASLLAPFLFFLPGVDADTSSNVFSVQSYGAHGDGQHDDTKALGDTWSAACSSAKPAVVLIPKGKKYLTKHTTLFGPCKSSIMFMVKGTLVASPERSDWSKETIRHWILISGVTALTVTGGGTIDGNGMIWWQNSCKTNSKLPCTEAPTALTFLSCKNLKVENLKVVDSQQIQISVEDCTDVKVSRVSITAPETSPNTDGIHITRSRDVQVMDCTIKTGDDCMSIEDGTDNLYVKNIVCGPGHGISIGSLGDHNSEAHVNNVTIDTVRLYGTTNGARIKTWQGGKGSAKNIVFQNMIMNNVRNPIIIDQNYCDSSTPCKQQKSAVEVSNVLFKNIQGTSASEETIMLHCSSSVPCHGVTLENIKLTLKAGSSDAKSTCQNAEWKKFGSVSPQPCGFKN is encoded by the exons ATGGCCTCCACCGTGCTCATTCTCTTTGCATCACTCCTTGCACCGTTCTTATTCTTCTTGCCTGGTGTTGACGCAGACACTAGCAGTAATGTGTTCAGTGTGCAGAGTTACGGGGCTCATGGAGATGGACAACATGATGACACCAAA GCATTGGGAGATACCTGGTCTGCAGCTTGCTCCTCTGCGAAACCTGCAGTTGTGCTCATTCCCAAGGGCAAGAAATACCTCACCAAGCACACCACACTATTTGGTCCATGCAAATCCAGCATCATGTTCATG GTGAAGGGTACTTTGGTGGCTTCTCCCGAGAGGTCAGACTGGAGTAAGGAGACTATAAGGCATTGGATCCTGATCAGTGGTGTCACTGCTCTAACTGTCACTGGTGGTGGGACCATCGATGGAAATGGCATGATTTGGTGGCAAAATTCATGCAAAACCAACTCAAAGCTACCCTGCACAGAAGCTCCAACA GCATTGACATTCCTTTCCTGCAAGAACCTGAAAGTGGAGAACCTGAAGGTGGTGGATAGCCAACAAATTCAGATTTCAGTGGAGGATTGCACCGATGTGAAGGTCTCTCGCGTATCGATCACAGCACCAGAAACCAGCCCAAACACCGATGGCATCCACATCACACGCAGTAGAGATGTTCAGGTGATGGACTGCACGATCAAGACCGGAGACGACTGCATGTCGATCGAGGACGGAACCGACAACCTATATGTCAAGAACATCGTGTGTGGGCCTGGACATGGCATCAGCATTGGGAGCTTGGGCGATCACAACTCTGAAGCTCAtgtcaacaacgtcaccattgaCACTGTCAGGCTATATGGCACAACCAATGGAGCTCGCATCAAGACATGGCAGGGAGGAAAGGGTTCTGCGAAGAACATCGTATTCCAGAACATGATCATGAACAATGTCCGGAACCCGATCATCATCGACCAAAATTACTGTGACTCTTCTACACCCTGCAAGCAACAG AAATCTGCGGTGGAGGTGAGCAACGTGCTATTTAAGAACATTCAGGGCACAAGTGCATCAGAGGAGACCATCATGCTGCATTGCAGCAGCAGTGTGCCTTGCCATGGTGTAACCTTGGAGAACATCAAGCTCACTCTCAAGGCAGGTAGCAGTGATGCCAAGAGCACCTGCCAAAATGCAGAATGGAAGAAATTTGGGAGTGTCAGTCCTCAGCCATGTGGTTTTAAAAACTGA